The genome window TTCCTTTTTTATTTGAAAGGATTTTGTTTACTAATGTAGTCTTTCCGCTGCCTAAATAGCCTGTGAGCAGTAGGACAGGTGTTTCTTTTATCTTCATTTTATGCGTCTTTTGTTTTGTAATTCAATGTCTGCAAAGTTACAAAAAATGTGCCAAGTGTGATGCGGTATGAATGTGAAAGTACAACAATATTATTTGAACTATTGCCAACTGGATGGTAGGAGTGGGGCTGGGTATATAAAACAAAAGAGCTGTAATCTGATGATTACAGCTCTTTTGTGGGTAGTGATGGATTCGAACCACCGAAGCTAGAAGCAGCAGATTTACAGTCTGCCCCATTTGGCCACTCTGGAAACTACCCAATGGTGGGCGTTGACGGATTCGAACCGCCGACCCTCTGCTTGTAAGGCAGATGCTCTAAACCAGCTGAGCTAAACGCCCTTACTTTTCGTAAGCGGTTGCAAAAGTAGTCATTTTATTTTAACTGTGCAAACTTTATCAAGTTTTTTTGCTTTTTTCTTTTGAACAGGTAGTTATGATTGGAGGATGAAACGCAATGGTAATCGGTGATGTGGAGGGTGCTAAGTTGTTGTGCGACAAAACAAAACCTCCCTGTCAAGATATGTATTTCTGCATCTTGATAGGGAGGGTGTTTCTTTTTGTATGTCAGGTATGTTTTTCAATAACGAAGTTTAGAATAAATAGGACTGCAAGAACGAAAAGTGTCCAGTTAAGGTCTTTCCATTGGCGGGTACATGTCTTCATAAATACGAAAGACAGGATTCCCAGGCAGATTCCGTCAGCAATGGAATAGCAGAGTACCATTGTTATCATAGTGATAAAAGCTGGGAATGACTCGGTAATGTCTTGGAGGTCGAGCTTCTTCACAGAGTCAATCATCAGCACACCTACCATAACCAGGGCACCACTTGTTGCAGCACTTGGTATAAGCATGAAGATAGGGGAGAGGAAAAGTGCTATGATGAAGAAGATTCCGACCGTCAATGAGGTGACTCCAGAGCGGCCACCTTCAGCAATACCGCTGGCACTCTCGACGTATGTTGTCAATGTGGAACTGCCTAACATGGCACCGCATGTTGTACCGATGGCATCACTCATCATGGCTTCCTTTACACGAGGAATATTGCCATTCGGCTCAATGATGCCAGTCTTGTCAGCCAAGCCCATCAATGTACCGATTGTGTCAAAGATGTTAATCAAGAGCAGGGAGAAGATTACCAGTAGTGTCTTGAGACTTATGAGCCCCGAAAAGTCGAACTTGCAGAAGATAGGGCTTATGTCTTGTGGTGCGGAGATGGGAAGCCAGCTGTCTGGAATAATGGTTACTCCCATTGGTATGCCTATGATTGTTGTGATGATAATGCTCCAGAACAGAGAGCCTTTGACGTTCTTTGCCATGAGTGCTCCACTGAGCAGGATGGCAATTATGCCAAGAATAGATGTAGGGGTAAAGGCTCCCAGACCGACGAGGGTTGCTTTATTATCAACTATGATGCCTGCATTCTTCAGACCGATGAAGGCAATGAACATACCGATACCTGCCGATATAGCATAGCGAAGATTGTTCGGGATGGAATCGAGAATCATCTCACGCACATTGAAAAAGGTGATTATGATGAAGACCACGCCTTCAATAAGCATGATGGCAAGGGAATGCTGCCAAGAGTATCCCAATGTCTGGCAGAGCGTATATGCAAAGAAGGCATTAAGACCCATGGATGGAGCCTGTGCGAAGGGCAGCTTTGCCATGAAAGCCAGCAGTAATGTAGCTATGGCAGCAGCAAGAGCAGTACCTGTGAAGAGTGCTCCTTTGTCCATGCCTGTGTCTGAAAGAATGTCAGGATTGACGGCTAAGATATAGCTCATTGTTAAGAATGTCGTTGCTCCAGCAATAAACTCAGTACGGAGCTTCATGGATTTGGGATCAAATCCGAGGGCTTTTTCTAAGAAAGTCATCATTGTGTTAGGGTTTATTTATATTGAAGTTTCTTTTATCCAGTCGTCAAGAATCATCCGTGCAATAGACAGGCGTTCGGGAATGACAGGCAGATTATTCTTTTTGAACCATGCTCCTTTAGACAGTTCGCTATGTTGTAAGTGAAGGTCGCCGCCATCATAATCGGCATTGAAACCAATCATCAGACCGCAAGGGTAGGGCCAGGGTTGTGACCCAAAGTAGCGCAGATTCTTTATTTTTATTCCAGTTTCTTCAGCCACCTCACGGTGTACTGCTTCTTCCAATGTCTCACCTGTCTCGACAAAGCCTGCCACAAGACCGTAGAAGTCGGACTTGAAGTTGCGTGCATGTACCAACAGAACCTCATCATCACGGTGTACAAGGACTATGATAGCTGTTGCCAACTGTGGCCACACTTCTTTCCCACAGTTCGTGCATCGCTTGGATATGTCGGTGTGCATCTTCATAGGTGCACCGCATACACCGCAGAACTTTGTGTTGTTGTCCCAGTAGAGCAGCTCATGGCACTTACCGGCCTTGAGATAGAACTCGGTAGAAAGGAGGTAGAAGGAGGGGCGTAAGCCGCACATTTCAAATTGCGGATTGTCTGTTACGGGTTGGTCGACCATAACCGCCTTCACCTCTGTGCCGTTCTCCATAGGTGTGATGTTCAGGGCGTGTGTCCACGGCTGCAGTGGTATCGGGGCTTCTTCAGAAAGTGGAATGGTATAATTTTCACCGACTTTCTCCAGCATGACATCTGTCTTGCAGAAAACAAACCAGTATTTCTTCATCAGTCTATGTGTTAATACATTGACATTACTTAAACTCTGTTCTTGGAAAAGTTGAGGATGTCTGAAAAGGTGATGGGGGGGAGTTAAGTGTGCTCTGTTAGAGTAGAACAGTCCCGGAGCGAGAGCCCGTTTAATACCATCAGCCCTTTCCTTTATCCTAAACCCTTGACTCTTTTCTTGTTCTTTTTTCTTCCTTTCCCACAGTTTATTCTCCAAAAAGAAGTTTACGGTCACGTGTAGCCGCAGGAACAGTCCATTCTTCTGGGACAAACTTCCAGTTGTTATGTGGCTGTGGGTTCATCACACCGGCTTTCTTGATTTCTTCCATGAGATAATATCGCTGATCCTTAGGGCTTTCCCAGACAATGCGGCTTTTCAGAGAATCACGTGGAATGCCAGCACCTTTGGTCAACAGTTCGCCGCCACCATTGGCACGGTAACTGTTTACGGCAACCGTGTACCATTTATTTTCATCAAACGGTTCTCCGTTACTCATGCGAAGGATGCGCACCTTCTCACCGTCGGGTTTTGTGACATCCACCTCATAGTCGATACCTGCAGCCGAATCAAAGTTAAATGAGAAGTTCTTGAATCCCAGACGCTGTGCATCATTCTGTGTGTCAGAGAGGAGGAGCAGGTAATCGTCAGGACTCTTCATCGTGTTGCACCAAAGGTCGTAGCTCATCTCAAGGTGTTTGCGGATTTCTTTTCCTGTGAGCCGCATAGTGCAGAGATTGTTCTCGTACTTGTAGAGGTTGAACATATCCGCAATAGTGACCGGACCAGCCTTGATGGAAGAGTTGAAGAGCAAAGGTGCATTGAATGCAATGTCAGCCTTGGTAATCTCCAGTTCCAAATCGAGGATAAGGTCATTGAATGCAGAGTTGCCGAAATAGCTGTCCTTTGTATAGATAGTATTCTCAAATTTTCCAATCACCTGCTCACTCCAAGTCTTGACATCATCAATTTCTGACTGGAAGTGCTTGAGGAAAGCCTCATCAGCCTTTAGTTCCTTGACGTCAACAAGTTCACCAGTAGCTTTTGCCAGTGTATATCGCCGCTTACCTTTAACGGTCTTGGGTCTGAGAGTCAGTGTTGCCATGGCTATGCGCTGCGCATTGTTGGCAGGGTCGAGACAGATAACATCCTTACCTGAAACATTCTTTACGACCGAGTTATGAGGTGTGTGGTCATGTCCAAAGAAGACAACGTCAAAGCCCGGTACTTCCTGTGCTACTTTCTTTGAGGCATCTTCATCGTAGGTTGCTGTCTTGATACCGCCATCCCAGCCAGAATGGAACAGTCCGACAATGACATCAGGCTTCTCCTTTGCCTTTACTTCAGTCATTGTTCTTCTTGCACAAGACACCATTTCCTCAAAACGCAGACCACTCCAGATACTTTCTTTCAGCCAGTTAGGTATAGCAGGGGTGAGCATGCCGATTACGCAGACCTTTATGCCGTTTCCTTTTCTGATTGTATAATAAGGCAGGATATAAGGCTTGTTGGTCTTTGTGTCGATTACATTTGCTCCAAGAATAGGGAAATTCAGTTCTTTGAACCATTTGTCATATACCTCATGTCCCGTCTCGATGTCATGATTTCCGACCGTTGCGGCATCATATCCCATATAGTTAAGAACACTTGCGGCGATGTTTGTCTTTTCATGTGCTACGTAATTATAATAGTAGGAAATGGGTTGTCCTTGCAATATGTCTCCATTGTCCAGCAGATAGATATTTTCCTTTCCGTTCTTCTTGCGAAGTTCTTCAATCAGTGTGTAGACCCTTGCCATAGAACCACTTTTAGCTTTTCGGGTGATAAAGTTGTATGGGAAGAAAGACCCATGAACGTCAGAGGTTTCTACAAGTCTTATCGTGATGTCTTTCGGTTGTGCCATAGTGGAAGAACTGAGTCCTAACATGATGGTGAGTGCAATTGTAGATAGTTTCATAATTTTGTTTTTAATTCTGTTGCAAAAGTACTAAATTAAACGGAAATAAACGAACTTGCAATATCATGTTTTCTTGTGTTTTCATGTCTTGGGTAGTGGGAAATGACAGGGATACCGGAAGTGTTTTCGCTATTGAGATAGGTTTAGCTGATAAATTGGAGTGCATCAGAGGACGCTTGCATGAGTCAATTTTGCAACGAGTTACAAACCACCCGACGTAGAATCCTACTCTAAAGCATTAGTGTTCGATAAACCTTTCCCGTTTTCTACCGATGTGTTGATGGCAAGTACCAATGGTGTTGAGTATTAAAAACCACCTTGCAGTATGTTGTTGGGATTGAATCAATTATATATCAGAGAAGAAACTAAATACCTACTGTCCCGAACTATTGAATGGCTAAACGCAGGAATGCTGTTGAATCTACAGTCACGTTGAATCCCTGATGCACTTTGCATATAAAATATAGATGCATAAAAAAAGAGCGGCCTCTTACGAGAACCGCCCTGATGAAAGGAGGAGTGGTACCACCAGGAATCGAACCGGGGACACAAGGATTTTCAGTCCTTTGCTCTACCAACTGAGCTATGGCACCATTATTTTGCAATCTTTATTAGTAAGCATTAGCACTATTTCTGAATTGCGATGCAAAGGTAGTGCTTTTGTTTGATTCCTCCAAACTTTTCTAAATATTTTTCTTGCAGTTTGTATGCTTTAACAAATATCTTAATTTTTATTTACAACCCATCCTTGAGCTTTTAATTCAAACTCATTACCATCTCGGGTAATAAGGAATGTACCTAAATTTTCTTTTGTAATGTAACCTATTTGTTTGATATTCTCAATTTTATCTATTTTCTCATGATCGCCGATAGGGACTGTAAAGAGTAGTTCATAATCCTCTCCACCGTTCAAGGCTGCTGTTGTCAGATTCATATTGAACTCCTCGCATGTAGCAGCAGTCTGGTAATCGATAGGGATATTCTTTTCATATATCCTGCAGCCGCAGTGGCTTTTCTCGCAGATATGTTTCAGTTCACTTGCCAGGCCATCAGATATATCTATCATGGAAGTTGGCCGGATACCTGCTTCACGAAGCTGGTTGAGAAATTCCCCACGCGCTTCTGGTTTCAGTTGTCGGTCAATGAGGTATTCCTTACCTGCGAAATCTGGTTGGAATCCTTCAATGGCTGCACGTTCCATACGCAATGCTTCAAGTCGTTTCTCGTCCTTATTGCGCTGTGCTTCCTTTACCTTATTATTATACTCTTCCACCTGCTGATAGTAAACACTCTTCTCACGTTCAAGAATCTGCAATCCCATATAAGCTGCTCCCAGGTCACCTGTCACACAGATAAGATCAGTTTCATTCGCACCATTGCGATATACAATATCTTCCTTTGCAGCTTCACCAATACACGTGAGGTTGATAGCGAGTCCGGTATATGAAGATGTCGTATCACCACCCACGATGTCTACATTCCATTTGGTGCAGGCTTTGTTCAGTCCGGCATAGAACTGGTCAACATCTTCCACCTTGAAACGCTTGCCCAGACCTAATGACACGATGAGCTGGCGTGGCTGCCCGTTCATAGCAAAGATATTACTCATCGTAATCATAGCCACCTTGTAGGCAAGATGTTCCATGTCTATGTAGGTCAGGTCAAACTGCACCCCTTCCATGAACATCTGTGAAGATACGAGTGTTTCCTTGTCTGTATAGTGAAGAACGGCTGCATCGTCACCCACGCCCATGATGGTTGAGTTGTTGACGGGGTGGATATCTTTTGTCAGACGGTTGATAAGTCCGAATTCACCGAGTTCCTTTATTTCCATTTACTTTATTGATAGCTTAGTGATATAATGTCTAAGACGTCCTTTATCTATAAACTTATAGAATAAAGAACGCCTTAGTTGAATGTTGTTTATGTATGTTTTATGAACGCTTGATCATCTCACGCATGATTTCGGTCATACGTGGTTGTGCTGCATTGGCTGCTTCTTGCACTTCCTCATGGCTCACTTTGACAGGTACGTCAAAGCCGCCGAGGTCAGTGATAACACTGATGCCGAACACCTTGATCCCGCTATGGCGGGCTACGATAACCTCTGGCACAGTACTCATACCAACGGCATCGGCTCCCATCTTGTGATACATACGATATTCAGCAGGCGTTTCAAAGGTTGGTCCCTGTACACCCATGTAGACTCCATGCATAACCCG of Prevotella fusca JCM 17724 contains these proteins:
- a CDS encoding NCS2 family permease, whose translation is MTFLEKALGFDPKSMKLRTEFIAGATTFLTMSYILAVNPDILSDTGMDKGALFTGTALAAAIATLLLAFMAKLPFAQAPSMGLNAFFAYTLCQTLGYSWQHSLAIMLIEGVVFIIITFFNVREMILDSIPNNLRYAISAGIGMFIAFIGLKNAGIIVDNKATLVGLGAFTPTSILGIIAILLSGALMAKNVKGSLFWSIIITTIIGIPMGVTIIPDSWLPISAPQDISPIFCKFDFSGLISLKTLLVIFSLLLINIFDTIGTLMGLADKTGIIEPNGNIPRVKEAMMSDAIGTTCGAMLGSSTLTTYVESASGIAEGGRSGVTSLTVGIFFIIALFLSPIFMLIPSAATSGALVMVGVLMIDSVKKLDLQDITESFPAFITMITMVLCYSIADGICLGILSFVFMKTCTRQWKDLNWTLFVLAVLFILNFVIEKHT
- the nudC gene encoding NAD(+) diphosphatase; translated protein: MKKYWFVFCKTDVMLEKVGENYTIPLSEEAPIPLQPWTHALNITPMENGTEVKAVMVDQPVTDNPQFEMCGLRPSFYLLSTEFYLKAGKCHELLYWDNNTKFCGVCGAPMKMHTDISKRCTNCGKEVWPQLATAIIVLVHRDDEVLLVHARNFKSDFYGLVAGFVETGETLEEAVHREVAEETGIKIKNLRYFGSQPWPYPCGLMIGFNADYDGGDLHLQHSELSKGAWFKKNNLPVIPERLSIARMILDDWIKETSI
- a CDS encoding bifunctional metallophosphatase/5'-nucleotidase yields the protein MKLSTIALTIMLGLSSSTMAQPKDITIRLVETSDVHGSFFPYNFITRKAKSGSMARVYTLIEELRKKNGKENIYLLDNGDILQGQPISYYYNYVAHEKTNIAASVLNYMGYDAATVGNHDIETGHEVYDKWFKELNFPILGANVIDTKTNKPYILPYYTIRKGNGIKVCVIGMLTPAIPNWLKESIWSGLRFEEMVSCARRTMTEVKAKEKPDVIVGLFHSGWDGGIKTATYDEDASKKVAQEVPGFDVVFFGHDHTPHNSVVKNVSGKDVICLDPANNAQRIAMATLTLRPKTVKGKRRYTLAKATGELVDVKELKADEAFLKHFQSEIDDVKTWSEQVIGKFENTIYTKDSYFGNSAFNDLILDLELEITKADIAFNAPLLFNSSIKAGPVTIADMFNLYKYENNLCTMRLTGKEIRKHLEMSYDLWCNTMKSPDDYLLLLSDTQNDAQRLGFKNFSFNFDSAAGIDYEVDVTKPDGEKVRILRMSNGEPFDENKWYTVAVNSYRANGGGELLTKGAGIPRDSLKSRIVWESPKDQRYYLMEEIKKAGVMNPQPHNNWKFVPEEWTVPAATRDRKLLFGE
- a CDS encoding thiamine-phosphate kinase; translation: MEIKELGEFGLINRLTKDIHPVNNSTIMGVGDDAAVLHYTDKETLVSSQMFMEGVQFDLTYIDMEHLAYKVAMITMSNIFAMNGQPRQLIVSLGLGKRFKVEDVDQFYAGLNKACTKWNVDIVGGDTTSSYTGLAINLTCIGEAAKEDIVYRNGANETDLICVTGDLGAAYMGLQILEREKSVYYQQVEEYNNKVKEAQRNKDEKRLEALRMERAAIEGFQPDFAGKEYLIDRQLKPEARGEFLNQLREAGIRPTSMIDISDGLASELKHICEKSHCGCRIYEKNIPIDYQTAATCEEFNMNLTTAALNGGEDYELLFTVPIGDHEKIDKIENIKQIGYITKENLGTFLITRDGNEFELKAQGWVVNKN